One Drosophila subobscura isolate 14011-0131.10 chromosome U, UCBerk_Dsub_1.0, whole genome shotgun sequence DNA window includes the following coding sequences:
- the LOC117900686 gene encoding vacuolar protein sorting-associated protein 29, whose translation MLVLVLGDLHIPHRCSSLPYKFKKLLVPGRIHHILATGNICTKESYDYLKSLANDVHIVRGDFDENLSYPEQKVVTVGQFRIGLCHGHQVVPRGDPEALALIQRQLDVDILITGHTYKFEAYEHGNKFYINPGSATGAFNPLDMNVVPSFVLMDIQSTTVVTYVYQLIGDEVKVERIEYKKI comes from the coding sequence ATGCTCGTCCTGGTACTCGGGGATCTGCACATCCCGCATCGCTGCAGCAGCCTGCCCTACAAGTTCAAGAAGCTGCTGGTGCCGGGACGGATCCACCACATACTGGCCACCGGCAACATCTGCACAAAAGAGTCCTACGACTATCTGAAATCGCTGGCCAACGATGTGCACATAGTGCGCGGTGACTTTGACGAGAATCTCAGCTATCCGGAGCAGAAGGTGGTGACAGTGGGCCAATTCCGCATCGGCCTGTGCCATGGCCATCAGGTGGTGCCGCGCGGCGATCCAGAAGCACTGGCGCTGATTCAACGCCAGCTGGATGTGGACATACTGATAACGGGACACACGTACAAGTTCGAGGCGTACGAGCACGGCAACAAGTTCTACATCAATCCAGGCTCGGCAACGGGCGCCTTCAATCCGCTGGACATGAACGTGGTGCCCTCTTTCGTGCTGATGGACATCCAAAGCACGACGGTGGTGACGTACGTCTATCAGCTAATTGGCGACGAGGTCAAAGTGGAGCGAATCGAGTACAAGAAGATATAG
- the LOC117901365 gene encoding general transcription factor IIH subunit 3: MISIGIFTVYCEIDTVFVGILVKLVIDKMEPEQNASTETESGIDLLVIVLDTNPSQHIVRQNPQNLTQILEAVIAFGNAHLMQKAQNKLAVISCSHHATNFLYPQPRRQVELRQIDGQYEAFSLVEKTVKQQLGSILMNAPSLNAPSESLLAGSMAMALCYISRLQRNVAAGVKMHSRILVLTGSNECSSQYMTFMNVFFTAQKLGITIDTCALDKTLSLLQQGCDITTGQFLKVTQLDGLLQYLLWVFLPAPQMRHKLVLPPPPKVDYRASCFCHRELIDIGYVCSVCLSVFCKYSPICTTCHTIFKTPGPLPVKAKKKKKDKQM, from the exons ATGATTTCcatcggtatatttacggtatattgtGAAATTGATACTGTATTTGTCGGCATTTTGGTAAAGCTTGTTATCGATAAAATGGAACCGGAACAAAATGCAAGCACCGAAA CTGAGTCCGGCATCGACCTGTTGGTCATCGTGCTGGACACGAATCCATCACAGCACATCGTCCGCCAGAACCCGCAGAACCTCACACAGATACTGGAGGCGGTGATCGCTTTCGGCAATGCGCACCTCATGCAGAAGGCACAGAACAAATTGGCGGTCATCTCCTGCTCGCATCATGCAAC AAATTTCCTCTATCCACAGCCAAGGCGTCAGGTGGAACTGCGACAGATTGACGGCCAGTACGAGGCCTTCAGCTTGGTGGAGAAGACAGTGAAGCAGCAGCTAGGCAGCATTCTGATGAATGCCCCTAGCCTTAATGCACCCTCTGAGagcctgctggctggcagcatgGCCATGGCACTATGCTACATATCAAGA TTGCAACGCAATGTTGCCGCCGGCGTTAAGATGCACTCACGCATTCTGGTGCTGACGGGCAGCAATGAGTGCTCCTCCCAGTACATGACATTCATGAATGTCTTCTTTACCGCACAAAAGCTGGGCATCACCATTGACACCTGCGCCTTGGATAAAACTTTGAGCTTGCTGCAACAAGGCTGTGATATAACCACTGGCCAGTTCCTAAAGGTCACACAGTTGGATGGCCTGCTACAGTATTTACTGTGGGTGTTTCTGCCGGCACCACAGATGCGTCACAAATTggtgctgccgccaccgccaaagGTGGACTATCGCGCCTCCTGCTTCTGCCATCGAGAGCTCATTGACATTGGTTACGTTTGCTCCGTTTGCCTGTCGGTGTTCTGCAAATATAGTCCCATATGCACCACGTGCCA CACAATTTTCAAGACTCCGGGACCACTGCCCGTcaaggctaagaagaaaaaaaaggataagCAAATGTAA
- the LOC117901363 gene encoding 5-methylcytosine rRNA methyltransferase NSUN4 encodes MLNVRSVFWLQRRWKSGGKKRWNVLQNKKNNCDRAIDSFDDFYGSVYGTRWKNMRAALLTRHKYIAMVNNFGDTEQTCSMLETDGAINMKSLINLAQERLRGTDPATEGQGQNRYEIDNKLDALLRKQQEREVASIYPSAGEDGASVQMPQQLKYDNVEAKEVTQTESPDFKQSLTKALEDDVKLDEHRLVDPQFGTGGLYEYMPAHSIKGMEDWVAESEHYKYYQTSADFPLRIEPETSFHYPEHLALYTYEMGNCSDFKAPKKCLTGVSSHFMMDGASALPPLFLQVQPGEKVLDACASPGGKSLLLLQTLHLDQLVCNDIQESRVNRVRRLMQEFLFDYKQRSAAKHLIFSQSDARNLDEYQQYDKILVDVPCTTDRHVVMEQDNNIFKPSRIKERLRIPELQSGILANCLRLLRPGGSLVYSTCSLSPIQNDGVVHMALQKVFIEHGITATIKDLSRQTELFSDVFKFEHPKGLKYGQMVIPYLPANFGPMYFSKITRNV; translated from the coding sequence atgttaaacgtTCGCAGCGTTTTTTGGCTGCAGCGACGCTGGAAAAGTGGAGGAAAGAAGCGATGGAATGTGTTGcagaacaagaaaaacaactgCGACCGTGCCATAGACAGCTTCGATGACTTCTACGGCTCCGTTTACGGCACACGATGGAAGAACATGCGAGCCGCATTGCTCACGAGGCACAAGTACATTGCCATGGTGAACAATTTCGGGGACACGGAACAAACCTGCAGCATGCTGGAGACAGACGGGGCCATCAACATGAAGTCCCTCATCAATTTGGCCCAGGAACGTCTCCGGGGGACAGACCCAGCGACGGAGGGGCAAGGCCAGAATCGTTACGAAATCGACAACAAACTTGATGCGCTGCTGCGAAAGCAACAGGAACGCGAGGTGGCTTCCATTTACCCCAGTGCGGGAGAGGATGGTGCGTCTGTGCAGATGCCACAACAATTGAAGTACGATAACGTCGAGGCAAAGGAGGTGACACAAACAGAGTCGCCGGACTTCAAGCAGAGCCTGACAAAAGCGCTGGAGGATGATGTGAAGCTGGATGAACACCGCTTGGTTGATCCCCAGTTTGGCACCGGTGGcctgtacgagtatatgcctGCGCACAGCATCAAGGGCATGGAGGATTGGGTGGCAGAGTCGGAGCACTACAAATACTACCAGACCAGTGCAGATTTTCCCCTGCGGATAGAGCCGGAAACTTCTTTCCACTATCCCGAGCACTTGGCGCTGTACACCTACGAAATGGGCAACTGCTCGGACTTTAAGGCGCCAAAGAAATGCCTCACGGGCGTCTCCTCTCACTTCATGATGGACGGCGCCTCCGCGCTGCCGCCACTCTTCCTGCAGGTGCAGCCCGGCGAGAAGGTGCTGGATGCCTGTGCCTCGCCGGGTGGCAagtcactgctgctgctgcagacacTCCACCTGGACCAACTGGTGTGCAACGATATCCAGGAGTCACGCGTGAACAGAGTGCGCCGCCTCATGCAGGAGTTCCTCTTTGACTACAAGCAGCGCTCGGCCGCCAAGCATCTGATCTTCAGTCAAAGTGATGCCCGGAATCTGGATGAGTACCAGCAGTACGACAAAATCCTGGTGGATGTGCCCTGCACCACCGATCGTCATGTGGTCATGGAGCAGGACAACAACATCTTCAAGCCGTCGCGCATCAAGGAACGCCTGCGCATACCCGAGCTCCAGTCGGGCATTCTGGCCAActgtctgcggctgctgcgacCCGGCGGCAGTCTTGTCTACTCCACCTGCTCGCTATCGCCCATACAAAACGATGGCGTGGTGCACATGGCGCTGCAGAAAGTCTTCATCGAACACGGCATCACTGCGACGATTAAAGATCTGAGCAGACAGACGGAACTCTTCTCGGATGTGTTCAAGTTTGAGCACCCAAAGGGGCTTAAATATGGCCAAATGGTGATACCTTATCTGCCAGCCAACTTTGGCCCTATGTATTTTAGTAAAATTACAAGAAATGTATGA
- the LOC117902742 gene encoding sialin isoform X1, translating into MTEEVPAKGSILGKLVPARYVLALLGSIGMAIVYGLKVNLSVAMVAMVNHTAIKELNELGHGTVVTLLNGTKEAENLVETCSPPGGATNVTAKVEDGPFTWSEPLQGTLLSCYFWGYLVSQIPLAHVAENFSAKWVMLFSVAINVVCTLLTPVFTQMHYGGLILMRVLEGIGGGASFPAMHVMIASWAPPSERMVMSTIIYVGTSAGTALSILLAGMLSAQWGWESVFYVMGVLSCIWMLLWTVLVQDNPNKQRFISAEERLMITSSLGTEQKVEHHPAVPWGKVFKSIPFWAILIAHTCNNFGWYMFLIEIPFYMKQVLKFNVASNAALSALPYFPMIIFSIVLGKLLDTLQSKGKISTTFARKTATSICTIVPGICLLILCYIGCHHYEAVTVMSVGIVAMGAMFSGFLSNHIDIAPNFAGTLVALTNTAATLPGIIVPLFVGFVTHGNQNINAWRIIFGVTIVLFALEFLVFVIFGSGSEQPWNKSGSPKDPEAKDEKTPLKDIPAKP; encoded by the exons AACTCGTGCCCGCTCGCTATGTTCTCGCCCTACTGGGTTCCATTGGCATGGCCATTGTCTATGGCCTCAAAGTGAACCTCAGTGTGGCAATGGTAGCCATGGTCAACCACACGGCCATCAAGGAACTGAATGAATTGGGACATGGCACAGTCGTGACCCTTCTCAATGGCACCAAGGAGGCGGAGAACTTAGTGGAGACTTGCTCGCCGCCCGGTGGTGCCACCAATGTGACGGCCAAGGTGGAGGATGGACCCTTTACATGGAGTGAGCCCCTGCAGGGCACTTTGCTCTCCTGCTACTTCTGGGGCTATCTGGTGTCGCAGATTCCGCTGGCTCATGTGGCGGAGAACTTCTCGGCCAAGTGGGTGATGCTCTTCTCGGTGGCCATCAATGTGGTGTGCACCCTGCTGACGCCTGTCTTCACGCAAATGCATTATGGCGGCCTCATTCTGATGCGCGTGCTCGAGGGCATTGGCGGTGGCGCCTCCTTCCCGGCTATGCACGTGATGATTGCCTCGTGGGCTCCACCCAGCGAGCGCATGGTCATGTCCACCATCATCTATGTGGGCACATCGGCGGGCACAGCGCTGTCCATTCTGCTCGCCGGCATGCTGTCCGCCCAGTGGGGCTGGGAGTCTGTCTTCTATGTCATGGGCGTGCTCAGCTGCATCTGGATGCTGCTCTGGACTGTCCTCGTGCAGGACAATCCCAACAAGCAGCGCTTCATCAGCGCGGAGGAGCGCCTGATGATTACCAGCTCGCTGGGCACCGAACAGAAGGTCGAACACCACCCAGCCGTGCCCTGGGGCAAGGTCTTCAAGTCGATTCCCTTCTGGGCTATACTCATTGCTCACACGTGCAACAATTTCGGCTGGTACATGTTCCTCATTGAGATTCCCTTCTACATGAAGCAGGTGCTCAAGTTCAATGTGGCCAGCAATGCGGCACTTAGCGCTTTGCCTTATTTCCCCATGATTATCTTTAGTATTGTGCTCGGCAAGCTGCTGGACACGCTGCAGTCAAAGG GCAAAATTAGCACCACGTTTGCCCGCAAGACGGCCACTTCCATTTGCACTATCGTTCCGGGCATTTGTCTGCTGATCCTCTGCTACATTGGCTGCCATCACTATGAGGCTGTTACCGTTATGTCTGTGGGCATTGTGGCCATGGGCGCCATGTTCTCTGGCTTCCTCTCCAATCACATCGATATTGCGCCCAACTTTGCTGGCACTCTGGTGGCATTAACCAACACGGCGGCTACACTGCCGGGCATCATAGTGCCGCTATTCGTGGGCTTTGTCACACATGGCAAT CAAAACATTAACGCCTGGCGCATCATCTTTGGTGTCACAATTGTGCTCTTTGCCCTGGAGTTCCTCGTCTTTGTCATCTTTGGTTCTGGCAGTGAACAGCCGTGGAACAAGTCGGGCTCCCCCAAAGATCCAGAGGCCAAGGATGAGAAGACCCCGCTGAAGGACATACCCGCCAAGCCCTAA
- the LOC117902742 gene encoding sialin isoform X2 codes for MLFSVAINVVCTLLTPVFTQMHYGGLILMRVLEGIGGGASFPAMHVMIASWAPPSERMVMSTIIYVGTSAGTALSILLAGMLSAQWGWESVFYVMGVLSCIWMLLWTVLVQDNPNKQRFISAEERLMITSSLGTEQKVEHHPAVPWGKVFKSIPFWAILIAHTCNNFGWYMFLIEIPFYMKQVLKFNVASNAALSALPYFPMIIFSIVLGKLLDTLQSKGKISTTFARKTATSICTIVPGICLLILCYIGCHHYEAVTVMSVGIVAMGAMFSGFLSNHIDIAPNFAGTLVALTNTAATLPGIIVPLFVGFVTHGNQNINAWRIIFGVTIVLFALEFLVFVIFGSGSEQPWNKSGSPKDPEAKDEKTPLKDIPAKP; via the exons ATGCTCTTCTCGGTGGCCATCAATGTGGTGTGCACCCTGCTGACGCCTGTCTTCACGCAAATGCATTATGGCGGCCTCATTCTGATGCGCGTGCTCGAGGGCATTGGCGGTGGCGCCTCCTTCCCGGCTATGCACGTGATGATTGCCTCGTGGGCTCCACCCAGCGAGCGCATGGTCATGTCCACCATCATCTATGTGGGCACATCGGCGGGCACAGCGCTGTCCATTCTGCTCGCCGGCATGCTGTCCGCCCAGTGGGGCTGGGAGTCTGTCTTCTATGTCATGGGCGTGCTCAGCTGCATCTGGATGCTGCTCTGGACTGTCCTCGTGCAGGACAATCCCAACAAGCAGCGCTTCATCAGCGCGGAGGAGCGCCTGATGATTACCAGCTCGCTGGGCACCGAACAGAAGGTCGAACACCACCCAGCCGTGCCCTGGGGCAAGGTCTTCAAGTCGATTCCCTTCTGGGCTATACTCATTGCTCACACGTGCAACAATTTCGGCTGGTACATGTTCCTCATTGAGATTCCCTTCTACATGAAGCAGGTGCTCAAGTTCAATGTGGCCAGCAATGCGGCACTTAGCGCTTTGCCTTATTTCCCCATGATTATCTTTAGTATTGTGCTCGGCAAGCTGCTGGACACGCTGCAGTCAAAGG GCAAAATTAGCACCACGTTTGCCCGCAAGACGGCCACTTCCATTTGCACTATCGTTCCGGGCATTTGTCTGCTGATCCTCTGCTACATTGGCTGCCATCACTATGAGGCTGTTACCGTTATGTCTGTGGGCATTGTGGCCATGGGCGCCATGTTCTCTGGCTTCCTCTCCAATCACATCGATATTGCGCCCAACTTTGCTGGCACTCTGGTGGCATTAACCAACACGGCGGCTACACTGCCGGGCATCATAGTGCCGCTATTCGTGGGCTTTGTCACACATGGCAAT CAAAACATTAACGCCTGGCGCATCATCTTTGGTGTCACAATTGTGCTCTTTGCCCTGGAGTTCCTCGTCTTTGTCATCTTTGGTTCTGGCAGTGAACAGCCGTGGAACAAGTCGGGCTCCCCCAAAGATCCAGAGGCCAAGGATGAGAAGACCCCGCTGAAGGACATACCCGCCAAGCCCTAA